Proteins from a genomic interval of Ferrovibrio terrae:
- a CDS encoding PAS domain-containing sensor histidine kinase, whose amino-acid sequence MGETAKSLEKPAFSSSVNAVELADLAAESVIVYDPNGVIAYWNPASERLYGWTATATVGRHFSAFLAPGTPYTDHWNAILEKGWWEGIVRRRTAAGRLFYAYVRQTARRDQRDGLVDIVEYGRLVAPRPAGTLHDADADITADPTGSDDQYHKLLRNMPTALWQVDARYSAELFTRLRAEGVTDIRAYLDEHPEVVEFAKDHVVVTAANHSAVALMRANEAAELIGPIRYLVAAAPNLARRVMIARFEGRRSHTEETRLLTFDGCVRDVSFSATYPTPPENIETTFITLEDITERVRAQAQLRKLQMEHERAARISTLGKLTACIAHEVKQPLAAIVTNAETSLRWLAKEDLNIEKVRYLTGRIISGAIRASEIVQRVQRMAGKSEAMRIPLQIADVIGEAVCFIQDDIDARDIALEVDCEPCLPAVLGDRVQLQQVIVNLLINSIQAISQAGSERRFIHMSIAISANRRSIVISIHDSGPGISDDNLSHIFESFFTTKDGGMGIGLAICHSIATEHGGEIRASNHPDGGAHFQMSLPTAPAENQQGT is encoded by the coding sequence ATGGGCGAGACTGCCAAATCATTGGAGAAACCTGCATTCAGTAGTTCCGTCAACGCAGTGGAACTCGCCGATCTCGCTGCCGAAAGCGTGATCGTCTATGATCCCAATGGTGTCATTGCCTACTGGAATCCGGCATCGGAGCGCCTCTATGGCTGGACGGCGACCGCAACCGTCGGTCGCCATTTCAGCGCCTTCCTGGCACCCGGGACCCCATATACGGATCACTGGAACGCCATCCTGGAGAAGGGCTGGTGGGAAGGAATTGTGCGCCGGAGAACCGCGGCGGGCCGGCTGTTTTATGCTTATGTCCGGCAGACTGCACGGCGGGATCAGCGGGACGGTCTCGTCGATATCGTCGAATATGGGCGGCTTGTGGCGCCACGCCCGGCCGGAACCCTACACGATGCCGACGCGGATATTACTGCCGATCCTACAGGGAGCGATGATCAGTATCACAAACTGCTGCGGAACATGCCCACGGCACTGTGGCAGGTCGACGCGCGGTACTCAGCTGAGCTTTTTACGCGGCTGAGGGCAGAAGGGGTCACCGACATCAGGGCGTATCTTGATGAGCATCCGGAGGTGGTGGAATTCGCAAAGGACCATGTGGTTGTCACGGCTGCGAATCACAGCGCAGTCGCCTTGATGCGGGCCAACGAGGCCGCCGAGCTGATCGGACCGATCCGGTATCTTGTCGCTGCCGCGCCGAACCTGGCCAGGCGCGTGATGATCGCGCGCTTCGAAGGGCGACGCAGCCATACCGAAGAGACCAGGCTGCTGACCTTCGATGGTTGCGTGCGGGATGTTTCCTTCTCGGCAACCTATCCGACACCACCGGAGAATATTGAAACCACGTTCATCACGCTTGAGGACATCACCGAGCGCGTGCGCGCCCAGGCACAGCTTAGAAAGCTGCAGATGGAACACGAACGGGCGGCACGCATATCTACGCTCGGCAAGCTGACGGCCTGCATCGCGCATGAGGTGAAGCAACCATTGGCGGCCATTGTTACGAATGCCGAGACGTCGCTGCGCTGGCTGGCGAAGGAAGATCTCAATATCGAAAAAGTCAGGTATCTGACCGGACGCATCATCTCTGGCGCGATTCGCGCTAGCGAAATCGTTCAGCGTGTCCAGCGCATGGCGGGGAAGAGCGAGGCCATGCGAATACCGCTCCAGATCGCGGATGTGATCGGCGAGGCGGTGTGTTTTATCCAGGATGATATCGACGCCAGGGATATCGCGCTGGAAGTCGATTGCGAGCCGTGCCTGCCGGCGGTACTGGGGGACCGGGTACAGCTGCAGCAGGTCATCGTCAATTTGCTGATCAACAGCATACAGGCGATCTCGCAGGCCGGTTCGGAGCGGCGATTCATCCACATGTCGATTGCTATATCCGCGAACCGGCGCAGCATCGTCATTTCGATCCATGACAGTGGGCCTGGAATCTCGGACGACAACCTGTCCCATATTTTTGAGAGTTTCTTCACGACCAAGGATGGAGGCATGGGGATTGGTTTGGCGATCTGTCATTCGATCGCCACCGAGCATGGTGGAGAGATCCGGGCTTCGAACCATCCCGATGGTGGCGCACATTTTCAGATGTCGCTGCCGACCGCTCCGGCAGAAAACCAGCAGGGCACCTAG
- a CDS encoding NAD(P)/FAD-dependent oxidoreductase, with translation MQKRLLIIGAGFAGMYAALSAARLRELNGVSADQLEIALVAPRPTLVVRPRLYEAKPETLSAPLLDVLKAVDVVYIQGYVTGVDTARQVVEATGHGEDNFTIQYDRLVLATGSQLFRPPVPGLAEFGFSVDQMEDAVKLDRHLHDLAKQPDSETRNTVVVAGGGFTGIEVATELPARLKEIFGSKVKTRVIIVDRSDAIAPDMGAGPRPIIEKALKDLGVEMRMKSGVAELTRTGVKLSDGSEIACSTVVWAAGIRANPLTQKFAAERDNFGRLIVDRDLRVPGLQGVFATGDSAKAACDDDGNFALMSCQHATRMGAFAGNNAAADLLGVATSPYHQKAYATCLDLGAAGALFTRGWDRKVELTGEVGKATKREINTVWIYPPKADRKIALASAEPARVTDLG, from the coding sequence ATGCAAAAGCGACTTCTGATCATCGGTGCCGGTTTTGCCGGCATGTATGCCGCCCTGTCCGCGGCCCGCCTGCGCGAACTGAACGGCGTTTCTGCCGATCAACTGGAAATCGCGCTGGTGGCACCGCGTCCGACCCTGGTGGTCCGGCCGCGTCTCTATGAGGCAAAGCCGGAGACCCTGTCGGCTCCGCTTCTGGATGTCCTCAAGGCCGTCGATGTCGTCTACATCCAGGGCTATGTGACCGGCGTCGATACCGCGCGGCAGGTCGTCGAGGCGACTGGCCACGGGGAAGACAATTTCACCATCCAGTACGACCGGCTGGTGCTGGCAACCGGCAGCCAGCTGTTCCGCCCGCCGGTGCCGGGCTTGGCCGAATTCGGCTTCAGCGTCGATCAGATGGAAGACGCGGTAAAACTCGACCGGCATCTGCACGACCTGGCGAAGCAGCCGGACTCCGAAACCCGCAACACTGTCGTGGTTGCCGGTGGTGGCTTCACCGGCATCGAAGTCGCCACTGAACTGCCGGCGCGACTGAAGGAAATCTTCGGATCGAAGGTGAAGACCCGCGTCATTATCGTGGATCGTTCCGATGCCATCGCACCGGATATGGGCGCCGGGCCGCGTCCGATCATCGAAAAGGCACTGAAGGATCTCGGCGTCGAAATGCGCATGAAGTCGGGTGTCGCCGAGCTGACCCGGACTGGCGTGAAACTGTCGGACGGCAGCGAGATTGCCTGTTCCACCGTGGTCTGGGCCGCTGGTATTCGCGCCAATCCGCTGACCCAGAAGTTCGCCGCCGAACGCGACAATTTCGGTCGGCTGATCGTCGACCGCGATCTTCGCGTGCCGGGTCTGCAGGGCGTCTTTGCCACCGGCGACTCCGCCAAGGCAGCCTGCGACGATGATGGCAACTTCGCGCTGATGTCCTGTCAGCATGCCACGCGCATGGGTGCTTTTGCGGGCAACAATGCTGCCGCGGATCTGCTCGGCGTCGCAACCAGCCCGTATCATCAAAAGGCCTATGCTACCTGTTTGGACCTGGGCGCCGCCGGCGCGCTGTTCACGCGTGGCTGGGACCGCAAAGTCGAATTGACCGGCGAAGTGGGCAAGGCGACCAAGCGCGAGATCAACACGGTCTGGATCTATCCGCCCAAGGCCGATCGCAAGATCGCACTGGCCTCGGCCGAGCCGGCGCGCGTCACCGACCTCGGCTGA